One Lytechinus pictus isolate F3 Inbred chromosome 11, Lp3.0, whole genome shotgun sequence genomic window, TGTCTCAAATTAAGCACATCATGCAGGGAGAAGAGCCTGGCCTTTTTAAAAAtggaatatgtaaaaaaaaaaaaaatgtctgttCCAATATCACCCACTAAAAATTCACTATAGGGACGGATCtggagagtggggggggggggggatcttgTGGTTGTTGCAGTAATTGCAGTTGTTGCTATTCGGGGTGGGGCGGGTTggagcaaaacaaaaaatggtGTAGACCACTGAGCAATTTGGTGTGTGTGTCGGTGTGTGAATTATTTTTGTGTGGCAGAATATTTTGGGAAAAAGCACAATTGCTGCCCCCGTTCAATTTTAGTATGAGACATGGGCCATCATGACTTTCATTAAAGGAAGATGTCGCACGGCTTAATTTAATTGCCCTCTATAATACGCATCAAATCCAATGGTTCAGAAGTACCTAGCAGACGACGTTTTGACATtgcaaaaaatagaaaaagtgcaaatatttttgaaaatttattaaaattgtATTACATTATACGAATGATAATTTTCACTTAattctaaataaatataatttatgctataattactttattattattgatatttttagttAATTAAATAGTTTGATCTGAAGCTTTAATGAACGAGCCTATATGGTTACGGGTGTAAACAACCTATAGTTTTCCGAAAATTTGTctgaaaaaatggaatagcttggcaaaaatagaaaatttgatGCATTTCCAGTGAGCTGAGTTAAAAATGTAGACAATTTAAAGGAGTCGCAACGATACCCTGAATATTACAGGTAAGATTTGACGTGCACAATCCGATTTCTCGACTCAAGACAGTGTTTACCTTCAGCCCCACATGTTGCAATATATGTGTGGttgaaaatgttttgaattAGCATGATGACATTCGTTGACATTGTCATTGGACAATCGTCAACCTTCTTCTTCTGTGTTGAATTCCTCCGTTCACCGGAGAACTGCAAGCCTTTAGTTGCAGTACAGCATAAACCAAAGGCCAAGTCCCAGATGCAGGTGGCGATGGGCAGTGGGCTCGACTCCGACTCCGTCTCCGAGCCCACCTGGCTTTAGATGATCGTATGATCTAAAAATAGCTCTTTGTCATTCCTTGGCTTACTACATTCCCTACAAAACTATGGAACATTCCcgtaaattcatgaaatttattttaatttcttagCCTTGGCTGCTTAATTTAGCTTTGTCgttgttgttgatgttgtaAAGAATGACAAATCTGTCTGGAGTTAAGTTGATGCTGAGCCTTGGCTTGAATAACTGACTATGTTGTGTCTGTACTGCCTGGTGACTAGTGATGAGTATACTATCCTATGATCAACAgtcaaatatttttcttctaaaagAATTCActtattcaatgaacaaggttatgataaaGTTAGAATTCAGCCTGTAACCTTAAGTcaatatatttaaaaacatCCACTAAATGAAGCAATATTATTGAAGAAGATACTGCACTCgatataattcatatatttttggtAATTTCTATTGATTGTTGTGTTCTGTCTCGGCTTAGAGTTTCTGTAATCAATTTTTGGTTATCATTCTtgtcttgaattgaattctgtgtaataaattttcttttttgtgtgtttgttcTGGCTCTACTCTAGATTGACAGAAGATTTAGGACAACTTGGGCAATACAATATGCATTCTAGGGCTTATTTACTTTTGGACAGAGAATATTTCATGCTGCAAAGAGATCCTGTATGGGtgagtggattttttttttttattaataaacaaacAGAAAACAATGATAGCTATGGTGTTGATAATATGAATGATATCAATAAAGTACTtacatacaaataataatattactgatgatatgatgatggtgatgtactgtacatgtagctagtGACTAAGTCTAATAACTGACACAAAAATTCAgtgggaaaaaaatgaaacaaaacttTCACCAATGTGGTGATGAGAGTCAAGAAGTTCACAAATTAGTAAGATATTTCAGAGGAAATTTATGTGATGAATACACATggaaataactttttaaaatattggAATTGGTGTGGTTTTTGTTCCTTTCTAAATATGGCCcaagtacatgtaattgaaattgaaataaagaggTTGGTGTTGTTAGCAAAATGATTTTCCCAAAATCAGattaatatcaaatgaaaatttgataattctGATTGACCaacatggaaaataaaaaagaagaaatgttcAAATGCATTTCTAGCAAAAATGAATAAGTCATTTCTTCATCTCACAGGGAATAAATGCCCACCCACTCTCAGAGGACAATATGATGGAATGGACGGCTACAATACGAGGACTGAAGGGCACGATATGGGAAGGTAGATATGATTTCCAGATAGTAGAAGCAAGACAATGAATATTGTGTGAATGTATTTATAAAGAAGTATGCCAAGAATAAACGTTTTCCAATATTTTGCATTTCACTTTTgtcaaataatgaaaactataaaatatgttttaacaAATGATTACTCTAGAAGTTTGCAAAATAAGAATCCAAATTcacatattttgtaaaatacatTTATGTACTGCTTACATGAAAATGTAAAGATACTTTTACTGAACATATCCCCATTATACCTTTTAATTTATGACTAAGAACAAGCAATTTGATACTAAATAAATTAGCAATGGAATATTCCTTTTCACTAGTAACACCCTACCACAtgctctctcatttttttttctctctctctctttctctttctcctattctctctctctcttgttagGTGGAATTTTTGTTctcagtttgaaatttgatgaaaatttcaattaCAGGCCTCCTGATATCCGTTTTCATACAATTCCATTTCATCCAAATAGTAAGTGATTCATGTATTCTTGAATCTTTAATCTCTcattggtaataataatatagggtatttatattgcgcacatatccaccttgttaggtgctcaaggcgctcctatattacccggctaagctaggcgttcatagcgcacacagctttttaaggaattacttcctaccggtacccatttatctcacctgggttgagtgcagcacattgtggatcagtttcttgctgaaggaaattacgccatggctgggattcgaacccacgaccctctgtttcaaagtccgaagactaatccactgggccacaacgctccacaatgtAATGTCTAGTTTAATAGGAATTGAATCTCACAAGAGAAAAACAATAGAGCTGATGTACAAGTAACTTGTAATCCATCAGCATCTCATTaagtgacaaaatttatgaaacaatataatttattaaaactacatttttattttccctggtATAGTTGATAGGCAGAAAACTGAGCAGTTAGAAACACCTGTATTAAGCGCCCTACAgctgtaattattatcattaatatacatatttaatttGCTTGTGTTATAAGGACTAAACTTTATGCAATCATTTGAAGGTGAAACAATATGAAGTGATTTTGCCACTGAAATTATATGTTTCAGTTCACTCTCATTGTAGGTATTTATTATCTATGTTTATCAGTACCTTCAGATCATTTAATCTATAGCTTTGTTAGATCATTAATGAATTTGTTAATagtgtgtaggcctacatgtatatataaatataatcatTCCTATGGTAACAAGAAACTTTCTagtgatatgatatatttcaaatatgtttaGTTAATACTAATAGTTTTATAAATCTTTGTTTAACCTGTACACTTGTTCTTTTTCTGAATTCAATAGTTGACATGCAGACTGGCCGTCCATGTGTGGAATTTCTTGATAATGTAAATTACTGGAAAGATACGTACAGTTTACAAAGCATTCTGTTAGCTATTCAGgtaggtatttttttaatatgaaattacaatttttaaaaaccttaaaatacaagaaaaagaaaataaaaaggagatgAAAAGGACGAAGAAGGactaagaagaagaaaaagaaggagaggaagaaaaggaTAGGGAGacagaggaggaagaggagaagaaggagacaAAGGAGAAGAAAGAGGAAGGGAGAAAAGGGTGAAGAATGAGGAAATAAAAATGGTTGAGGTTGAGGAGACGTTGAAGAAGAGTAATTGAGGACGGAAAGGAAACTGCATTATTAATCAACtttcaaaacaatattttgcaaaatgtaaatgaaacatGTAATAAATAAGTGtgtaaacacacacacacacacaaaaatagtCATGTTGGAATTCAGAAATACAGATTAAGGCCACCTTGCAACTTACAATTGATCTGCAACCTGATTTCAGAGTAAtttgtagtagaatttgatgctaaatattgagacatggaatatctttaATACTGTGTAATCGTACagatacctatgttcaaatctgtgaatatgccatcatcctcattacgtcaaacccccgtttggagaaagaccgcagttcagattgcaaactgcggtgttaTACCCCATTTTTCATTTGGATCTcccaaaaatcatttccaagcccatATCAACcgcgcttggccaggtaatccaggggtaatccccgctgtctcaatttcacctccacaggccagtataTGAGCGTTGAGCAAAGGACGAaaagataaacaacagctgtgctattacgtaagacttctctgcctgtagcaGGACcctcggaatgaaattattgtatttgatatttaatcacgttttcaaaggcatattgtattcagtaatccaatgttagtccattttcaatttcgaacgaagaaaatcgacctcgaaataaggaaagtaagcgaaTAAAAATGACGGCATGTTTTGGAGGGACCGAGGTCAGCGCTGCGCACGCATcccatcgtgtgtggccccctgctgtgactgtatatgccgggctgttgtgttTTCTTCGGACCGacgtcaagaaacaggtgttttgatacttaaattgcttgcttggggcagttagggtttgtcgtacttggagaagagaattgatgagaagggtatagtgttctcaaatggaagtttttcatcatgcttattagaataaaagcgattttaatatctagtcgtaatgacgtcattgcaaTTGTACAATTGGCTATGATTttaaactaatttggcctttactccaaaataaaggctgaTAATtatccaaaattgttatattactATCCTTTCagttaattttaacctcaaataaaaagacaCTTTTCAtgcacattttcagaaaatgagcaaaatgggAATTGCTCCAAAATTGAATCGTGGACCAGTCATAAGCTGTACGGTGGCATTTAGAGGGTACTAGTGGACTATTGGACTTGgaaactttttctttctttcgaaAAATTAATCATTCAAAATATCAAAGAGTTTACATTTGTTTATCTTTCTCAATCCATTCAGTGTATGTTGTCAAATCCGGTAGTAGCCAGAGCAGTAAATGAAGAAGCAGTTAATATATTTCAGAACTCACACAGTCTTTACAAGCAGATGGTCATAGATTGTGTCAATGCCAGCCAGAAGGTCTTTGGtgagtatttttttcattatcaaatcagctttatttcataatttctttagaccataacaaaatataacatataaaatactatatatattatgtaacatAAACAATAATATGGGGAAAAAGTATAGTTAGAGTATAATTAGATCCTAGATCATagtaaattgaataaatttgcagcagaatattttcttccatctgCTATCAGATTTGTACGTTTTGATACAAATGTAATGTTCAACGGAGTATTTGGTGAGTATTACTCTACATTGCAATAGAAGTTGCTGGTATAAGcaaaattatgaaagaatgatGTGATAATTCATTAtataatatgttttgttattagTACTCACTGATGATCTTGCTTGAAAATTCTCATAGACAAAGCAAGGAGTTGTATAACATCAgactagtctgcaagcacatactcaaatttgacactttaaacCAACTATACCATGTCTAGaatgaagactagactccaaactcTCTGTCTGTATCAAACAGAGGCAGACACAGTACATAGTGCATCTAGTCTCACTGCTTCAGACTCTGTATTATGTGACTGtgcgaattaaaaaaaaacaaaggtctgtgcctgcagactaatatCAGGGATtttctcatgttttttttattactgaTGTAGCTGGTGAAACGATTGCATCAGAAGGATCAAGGGTTCACTTTGAGAGCGGAACCGGAGAGAAGGAAGACCCTGAGAGCGGGGCTAACTCGGGTCTGAGCATTCTGAAGATGGCCAGAATATCGTTTGATGAATACCTTACAACGTGGACTGGAATAGCAACGTCGAAAGCTCGGGCTGAAATGAAGAATCCTTGTAAGTGTTTTGATAGTGATGCTTTTAACTGATGTGCAgcaac contains:
- the LOC129271565 gene encoding ubiquitin-conjugating enzyme E2 U-like, with product MHSRAYLLLDREYFMLQRDPVWGINAHPLSEDNMMEWTATIRGLKGTIWEGGIFVLSLKFDENFNYRPPDIRFHTIPFHPNIDMQTGRPCVEFLDNVNYWKDTYSLQSILLAIQCMLSNPVVARAVNEEAVNIFQNSHSLYKQMVIDCVNASQKVFAGETIASEGSRVHFESGTGEKEDPESGANSGLSILKMARISFDEYLTTWTGIATSKARAEMKNPLLEAISNDPKLQTAHFGLDMEELQNHMKHQLETHNSLMYGKLGPKQPNKEPDGKEKRLDHINKMRKIYLPKRTVPPPSTAPSEAEDAWEKEVDDLVAWTNDLSDDLLK